In Microcella indica, the genomic window GGTGCGGGGTGGGCGTCGTCGACATCGATGCGCGACGCCGCGCGAGCCTCGTCGCGGTGACCGTCATCAGGACCGAGCCAGACCTGCCGCTCGAGCAGAGGCTGCTGGCGATCGGCACCGAGCTCGCCGATCTGCTCGACGAGCACCGCCCGCACGTCGTGGCTCTCGAGCGGGTCTTCGCCCAGCACAATGTGCGCACCGTCATGGGAACAGCGCAGGCGAGCGGCGTAGTTCTGCACGCCGCGGCGGCGCGCGGCCTTGCGGTCACTCTGCACACGCCGACCGAGGTCAAGGCTGCGGTCACCGGGCACGGTGGTGCCGACAAGAAGCAGGTGACGGCGATGGTGCAGCGCATCCTGCGTCTGGATGCTCCGCCGAAGCCCGCGGACGCCGCCGATGCGCTCGCCCTCGCGATCTGCCACGGCTGGCGGGGAGGGCCTGCGACCCACAGCGACCCGGCAGACAGCGGTGCCGGAGCCCAGCGCTCGACTCCGGCGCAGGATGTGTGGCGCGCCGCCGAGAAGGCGGCGGGCGCCCGTAGGCTCGAGCGGTGATCGCCAGCCTCCGCGGAACCATCGTCGCGCTCGCGACCGGTCGACTCGTGCTCGAGGTCGCCGGCGTGGGCTATGCCGTCGCGATCACCGAGCGCCATGCGCGGGAGCTGCGCGTCGGCGACACCGTGCGACTGCACACGGCACTCGTGGTGCGGGAAGACGACCTGAGCCTGTTCGGCTTCGTCGACGAGGTCGAGCTGGGGCTCTTCGAGCTGCTGCGCACCGTCTCGGGGGTCGGGCCGAAGTCCGCGCTCGGCGTTCTCGGCTCGCTGGACGCCGACGCGATCGCGCACGCGATTGCGAACGATGACGACGCCCCCTTCCGCGCCGTGGGCGGCATCGGCCCCAAGACGGCGAAGCTCATCGTCGTCACGCTCGCCGGCAAGCTGGACGCTCCGCGCACGCCCGGGCGCGGAGGCGCAGCGGGGGAGCCCTCGCGCGCGGAGACCGCGCCGCGCACGGCCCTCGTCGCGGCACTCACCGGGCTCGGATGGCCCGAGCGCACGGCGCTCGAGGCCGCCACCGCGGTCATCGAGGAGGCGGAGGAGGCACCGCTGCCCGAGCTGCCCGTGCTGCTGCGGCGCGCGCTCGCGCAGCTCGGCCCGGCCCGCGACGCTCGCGGAGGCTCGGCGCGATGAACGACGCGGTCGTGCGACCGGACCCCGAGTCCGAGGCGGAGCTCGCCTTCGAGGGCGCGCTGCGCCCGAGCAGCCTCGAGGAGTTTGTCGGCCAGCAGAAGGTGCGCCGCCAGCTCGAGCTGCTGCTCGAAGCAGCCTCGTTGCAGAACCGCAGCCCCGATCACATCCTCCTCGCGGGCCCGCCCGGGCTCGGCAAGACCACCCTCGCGATGATCGTCGCCCACGAGGGCGATCGGCCTCTGCGCATGACGAGCGGCCCGGCCATTCAACATGCCGGCGATCTGGCCGCCGTCCTGTCCTCCCTCG contains:
- the ruvC gene encoding crossover junction endodeoxyribonuclease RuvC, with the protein product MPLRVLGVDPGLTRCGVGVVDIDARRRASLVAVTVIRTEPDLPLEQRLLAIGTELADLLDEHRPHVVALERVFAQHNVRTVMGTAQASGVVLHAAAARGLAVTLHTPTEVKAAVTGHGGADKKQVTAMVQRILRLDAPPKPADAADALALAICHGWRGGPATHSDPADSGAGAQRSTPAQDVWRAAEKAAGARRLER
- the ruvA gene encoding Holliday junction branch migration protein RuvA produces the protein MIASLRGTIVALATGRLVLEVAGVGYAVAITERHARELRVGDTVRLHTALVVREDDLSLFGFVDEVELGLFELLRTVSGVGPKSALGVLGSLDADAIAHAIANDDDAPFRAVGGIGPKTAKLIVVTLAGKLDAPRTPGRGGAAGEPSRAETAPRTALVAALTGLGWPERTALEAATAVIEEAEEAPLPELPVLLRRALAQLGPARDARGGSAR